A window of the Candidatus Polarisedimenticolia bacterium genome harbors these coding sequences:
- a CDS encoding adenine phosphoribosyltransferase produces the protein MEERLKQSIRSVPDFPKPGILFRDITPVLSDPALFRDTIEELAAPFRNDRIAKVLGIESRGFIFGPPLAIQLGAGFVPARKRGKLPRETIRETYALEYGTDSLEIHRDAFAPGERVLIVDDLLATGGTASGAARLAEKVGAEVVGAAFVVELKFLDGRAKLPGRRVHVLVRY, from the coding sequence ATGGAGGAGCGGCTCAAGCAATCGATCCGGAGCGTTCCCGACTTTCCCAAGCCGGGAATTCTCTTCCGCGACATCACGCCGGTGCTCTCCGACCCGGCGCTCTTCCGCGACACCATCGAGGAGCTGGCGGCTCCTTTCCGGAACGATCGGATCGCCAAAGTCCTCGGCATCGAGTCGCGCGGCTTCATCTTCGGCCCGCCGCTGGCGATCCAGCTGGGCGCGGGATTCGTTCCGGCGCGCAAGCGCGGCAAGCTGCCGCGCGAGACGATTCGTGAGACCTACGCGCTGGAGTACGGCACCGATTCGCTGGAGATCCACCGCGACGCGTTCGCGCCCGGCGAGAGGGTGCTGATCGTGGACGATCTGCTGGCCACGGGGGGGACCGCGAGCGGCGCCGCGCGCCTGGCCGAGAAAGTCGGGGCGGAAGTGGTGGGCGCCGCGTTCGTCGTCGAGCTGAAGTTCCTGGACGGCCGCGCCAAGCTCCCGGGCCGCCGCGTCCACGTCCTGGTCCGCTATTAG
- a CDS encoding tetratricopeptide repeat protein, which yields MAARRITRKEMKRDEFITAIGRFTLWMEDHAREALIVGGVLVAAALGSVFFFQYLGEREVKASALLARGVEMLHATVRGAGDPAAPAGGLVYGSTDEKYRSVIDQMDALIQTYPRSQSGRLALYYKGLALTGLRKPQEAVKTLEEFLAASPDSFAAPMARAALARALDDAGEPQKAVDLYEQLAQDAKGVYPPQEALWEMGLCLERMGKKDEAKKVYERLTRDFPDSDYSQEAQGRLKSLS from the coding sequence ATGGCCGCGCGACGGATCACCCGGAAGGAGATGAAGCGGGACGAGTTCATCACCGCGATCGGGCGCTTCACCCTATGGATGGAGGATCACGCCCGGGAGGCGCTCATCGTGGGCGGAGTCCTGGTCGCGGCGGCGCTCGGCTCGGTGTTCTTCTTCCAGTATCTCGGCGAGCGGGAGGTCAAGGCCTCGGCGCTGCTGGCGCGCGGGGTGGAGATGCTGCACGCCACGGTGCGCGGCGCCGGCGATCCGGCCGCGCCCGCCGGAGGCCTGGTCTACGGATCGACCGACGAGAAATACCGCTCGGTGATCGATCAGATGGACGCCCTCATCCAGACCTACCCGCGCTCCCAGTCGGGGCGGCTGGCGCTCTATTACAAGGGGCTGGCGCTCACCGGCCTCCGGAAGCCCCAGGAGGCGGTGAAGACCCTGGAGGAATTCCTGGCGGCCTCCCCCGACAGCTTCGCCGCCCCGATGGCGCGGGCGGCGCTGGCGCGGGCGCTCGACGACGCCGGCGAGCCGCAGAAGGCGGTCGACCTGTACGAGCAGCTCGCCCAGGACGCCAAGGGAGTCTATCCGCCGCAGGAAGCGCTCTGGGAAATGGGGCTTTGCCTGGAAAGGATGGGCAAGAAGGACGAGGCGAAGAAGGTCTACGAGCGGCTCACGCGCGACTTTCCCGACTCGGACTATTCCCAGGAAGCCCAGGGACGGCTGAAGAGCCTTTCCTAG
- a CDS encoding single-stranded DNA-binding protein — MASVNKVILIGNLGRDPEVKYTQTGTAVANLSVATNEVWTDKAGQKQERTEWHRVVVWGKQAQVLGEHLSKGKQIYVEGSLQTRSWDDRDGNKRYTTEVRAVRVLMMGRAEGGARGETEAPGPETAADLGAPEMNDDEVPF, encoded by the coding sequence ATGGCGAGCGTGAACAAGGTGATCCTGATCGGCAATCTGGGAAGGGACCCGGAGGTCAAATACACTCAGACCGGCACGGCGGTCGCCAATTTGAGCGTGGCGACCAACGAAGTGTGGACCGACAAGGCGGGTCAGAAGCAGGAGCGCACCGAATGGCACCGGGTCGTCGTCTGGGGAAAGCAGGCCCAGGTTCTCGGCGAGCATCTTTCGAAAGGGAAACAGATCTACGTCGAAGGCTCGCTGCAGACCCGCTCGTGGGATGATCGCGACGGGAACAAGCGCTACACGACCGAGGTGCGGGCCGTCCGCGTCCTGATGATGGGCCGGGCGGAAGGCGGCGCGCGCGGCGAGACCGAGGCGCCCGGGCCGGAGACCGCCGCCGACCTCGGCGCGCCCGAGATGAACGACGACGAAGTCCCCTTCTAG
- a CDS encoding transporter — protein MRGPPRERAGAKAVRVCLRLTAALASLVGSLGAAVAHEPLWGETPTIFGPGVFHPEIRIGLMRHGGASEPGGEGSREFGQEYGLQYGINRFVNVRVQLPVVQTDFEENVAGTSQKTRVAGIGDALLSAKVRFRLRQETSFQSGQALVVGWKVPTGDDDRGGPGGERLLPSEQPGSGRHGVEIGYAVDRERLVDSAWTSAFYRHEFGRGFRRGDTIEFDAAYGRWVVRPNVAEDLGVNLPAGVHAEAVGDDRLEGGVPAGNAHRTAGLQVTPIITKGRNQYRVGVFVPLLDSGDERETNFNYEVRAGWEMFF, from the coding sequence GTGAGGGGGCCGCCACGCGAGCGCGCCGGTGCCAAGGCGGTCCGGGTTTGCCTCCGTCTCACGGCGGCCCTGGCGAGCCTTGTCGGATCGCTGGGGGCGGCGGTCGCGCACGAGCCGCTCTGGGGCGAGACGCCGACCATCTTCGGCCCGGGTGTGTTTCATCCCGAAATCCGGATTGGATTGATGCGCCATGGTGGCGCCTCCGAGCCAGGCGGCGAAGGTTCCCGGGAGTTCGGGCAGGAGTACGGCCTGCAGTACGGCATCAACCGCTTCGTGAACGTGCGCGTCCAGCTGCCTGTCGTGCAGACCGACTTCGAGGAGAACGTCGCGGGAACGAGTCAGAAGACCCGCGTGGCGGGCATCGGAGATGCGCTTCTTTCGGCCAAGGTCCGCTTCCGCCTGCGTCAGGAGACGAGCTTTCAGTCGGGCCAGGCGCTGGTCGTCGGGTGGAAGGTTCCGACCGGCGATGACGACCGCGGCGGTCCCGGAGGCGAACGCCTTCTGCCCTCCGAGCAGCCGGGCAGCGGACGGCACGGCGTCGAGATCGGCTACGCGGTCGACCGCGAGCGGCTCGTCGATTCCGCCTGGACGAGCGCCTTCTACCGGCACGAATTTGGAAGGGGCTTCCGCCGGGGCGACACTATCGAATTCGATGCGGCGTACGGTCGCTGGGTCGTACGCCCCAATGTCGCGGAAGACCTGGGCGTCAACCTGCCGGCGGGAGTGCACGCCGAGGCGGTCGGCGACGATCGTCTGGAAGGCGGCGTACCGGCCGGCAACGCCCATCGGACGGCGGGCCTGCAGGTGACTCCGATCATCACCAAGGGCCGCAATCAATACCGGGTCGGCGTCTTCGTGCCGCTCCTCGACAGCGGCGACGAGAGGGAAACCAACTTCAATTACGAGGTTCGCGCCGGCTGGGAAATGTTCTTTTAG
- a CDS encoding TlpA disulfide reductase family protein, with translation MTIAPTSGPSAYWNKRVFAFILSLLLGASALASAPEALAPGMPAPPFSTARLDGGTVTLESLRGRVVLLNFWAVGCPPCRIEMPELEKIHRRYSGRGLQVLGVTEMNPERDEVARAVAEIGVTYPVLLDPDARIGALYGIEAHPTSVVIDVRGLVRFVNAGYLRGEERGIERAIRKALAGVERSGASHGGKP, from the coding sequence TTGACCATTGCACCAACATCAGGACCGTCTGCGTATTGGAACAAGCGCGTCTTCGCTTTCATCTTGAGCCTGCTCCTCGGTGCGAGCGCCCTCGCCTCGGCGCCCGAGGCACTGGCCCCGGGGATGCCGGCGCCACCGTTCTCAACCGCGCGACTCGATGGCGGCACGGTCACGCTCGAGTCGCTTCGCGGACGCGTCGTGCTGCTGAACTTCTGGGCCGTGGGGTGCCCCCCGTGCCGGATCGAAATGCCGGAGCTCGAGAAGATCCATCGCCGCTATTCCGGCCGCGGGCTGCAGGTCCTTGGCGTCACGGAGATGAACCCTGAGCGCGACGAGGTAGCCAGGGCGGTCGCGGAGATCGGGGTGACCTATCCGGTGCTTCTCGATCCGGACGCTCGCATCGGAGCGCTTTACGGTATCGAGGCGCACCCGACATCCGTCGTGATCGATGTCCGAGGTCTCGTGCGATTCGTGAACGCCGGTTATCTCCGGGGGGAGGAGAGGGGGATTGAGCGCGCGATTCGCAAAGCGCTCGCGGGAGTCGAGCGCTCCGGCGCCTCTCACGGTGGCAAGCCGTGA
- the murJ gene encoding murein biosynthesis integral membrane protein MurJ, with protein MGRHQGMMRSAGAMSVTTMLSRILGYFRDNLQATILGAANSSDAFIIAFRIPNLLRRLVGEGALTSAFVPTFSRYLKDGDPGRLWRFANRMFYTLLIILTVLTVLGIVFSPQLVKVLAYGFRVTPDKWDLTIQLNRLMFPYIFFISLAALASGILNSLDSFALPAFTPVLLNLAIIVAALLLSRRFSNPAYAFAWGVLVGGLLQFLVQVPFLIRKGMSFQPEVSFTDPGIRQVGRLMLPRIFGAGITQINLIVDSQFASSLAVGSVSHLYYAGRVTELTLGIFAISLSTVILPALSRLAAEGKAEEVRQTLRGALQLIFFICLPAAVGLILLRVPITSILFERGRFDAEATRFTAQVLGYYSVGLLPFAAVNILAAAFYAHHDTRTPVKVGALTFFVHLGLNFWLRGPLLAGGIALSTSISAILDMVLLFYLFSRAHGQLWDSGVAKSLRDTCVAGGVMGIAAFFGARLAWLASDHSILVRAAALSAVILACGAIFLGAALALGSREVGEVIALLPRRGRKSP; from the coding sequence ATGGGCAGGCACCAGGGGATGATGCGCAGCGCCGGCGCCATGAGCGTGACCACCATGCTCAGCCGGATCCTCGGGTATTTCCGGGACAACCTGCAGGCCACGATCCTCGGAGCCGCCAACTCCTCCGACGCCTTCATCATCGCGTTTCGCATCCCGAACCTGCTGCGGCGCCTGGTCGGGGAGGGGGCGCTGACTTCGGCCTTCGTCCCCACCTTCTCGCGCTACCTGAAGGACGGCGATCCTGGCAGGCTCTGGCGCTTCGCCAACCGGATGTTCTACACGCTGCTCATCATCCTCACCGTGCTGACCGTCCTCGGCATCGTCTTCTCTCCCCAGCTGGTGAAGGTCCTGGCGTACGGCTTCCGCGTCACGCCCGACAAGTGGGATTTGACGATCCAGCTCAACCGGCTGATGTTCCCTTACATCTTCTTCATCTCGCTCGCCGCGCTCGCCAGCGGCATCCTGAACAGCCTCGATTCCTTCGCGCTCCCCGCGTTCACGCCGGTGCTCCTGAACCTGGCGATCATCGTCGCGGCCCTGCTCCTTTCTCGGAGGTTCTCGAACCCGGCCTACGCCTTCGCGTGGGGCGTGCTCGTCGGCGGGCTGCTGCAGTTCCTCGTGCAGGTGCCGTTCCTGATCCGCAAGGGGATGAGCTTCCAGCCCGAAGTCTCCTTCACCGATCCCGGAATCCGGCAGGTGGGACGCCTGATGCTGCCGCGGATCTTCGGGGCGGGGATCACGCAGATCAACCTGATCGTCGACTCCCAGTTCGCCTCCTCGCTGGCGGTGGGGAGCGTCTCCCACCTTTATTACGCCGGCCGCGTGACGGAGCTGACGCTCGGGATCTTCGCCATTTCCCTGTCGACGGTGATCCTGCCGGCGCTGTCGCGCCTGGCGGCGGAAGGGAAGGCGGAGGAGGTGCGGCAGACGCTGCGCGGCGCCCTCCAGCTCATCTTCTTCATCTGCCTGCCGGCGGCCGTCGGGCTCATCCTGCTGAGGGTCCCGATCACCAGCATCCTCTTCGAGCGCGGCCGGTTCGACGCCGAGGCGACCCGCTTCACCGCCCAGGTGCTCGGGTACTATTCCGTCGGGCTGCTGCCGTTCGCGGCGGTGAACATCCTGGCGGCGGCGTTCTACGCGCACCACGACACCCGCACGCCGGTGAAGGTCGGAGCGCTGACCTTCTTCGTCCATCTCGGCCTCAACTTCTGGCTTCGCGGGCCCCTCCTGGCGGGGGGCATCGCTCTCTCCACCTCGATCTCCGCCATCCTCGACATGGTCCTCCTCTTCTACCTCTTCTCCCGGGCGCACGGGCAGCTCTGGGATTCCGGCGTCGCGAAGAGCCTCCGGGACACCTGCGTCGCCGGCGGCGTGATGGGGATCGCCGCGTTCTTCGGCGCCCGCCTCGCCTGGCTCGCCTCCGATCACTCCATCCTCGTGCGCGCCGCCGCACTGAGCGCGGTCATCCTGGCTTGCGGGGCGATCTTCCTGGGCGCGGCGCTGGCTTTAGGAAGCCGGGAGGTGGGGGAAGTGATCGCCCTGCTGCCGCGCCGCGGGCGGAAGTCGCCGTGA
- the dtd gene encoding D-aminoacyl-tRNA deacylase has translation MKIVLQRVSRAAVRVEGRTVGEIGRGLLLLVAIERGDTESILDSLADKVVNLRIFPDEAGRMNRSSLDDRAELLVVSQFTLAGSLERGRRPSFENAAAPEIAQELLERFLEKLRKTPLRVETGRFRAAMEVELVNDGPVTFVLEGGKA, from the coding sequence GTGAAAATCGTCCTCCAGCGCGTGTCGCGCGCCGCGGTGCGCGTCGAGGGGCGGACGGTCGGAGAGATCGGCCGCGGGCTTCTCCTGCTGGTGGCCATCGAGCGGGGCGACACCGAAAGCATTCTTGACTCGCTCGCGGACAAGGTCGTAAACTTGCGTATCTTTCCAGACGAGGCTGGCCGGATGAACCGTTCCTCTCTCGACGACCGCGCGGAGCTGCTCGTGGTTTCCCAGTTCACGCTCGCCGGCAGCCTGGAGAGGGGCCGCCGCCCGAGCTTCGAGAACGCGGCGGCGCCGGAAATCGCCCAGGAGCTTCTCGAGCGCTTCCTGGAAAAGCTCCGGAAGACCCCCCTGCGGGTCGAAACGGGCCGCTTCCGGGCGGCGATGGAAGTCGAACTGGTCAACGACGGTCCCGTCACGTTCGTCTTGGAGGGAGGGAAAGCGTGA
- the xerD gene encoding site-specific tyrosine recombinase XerD, producing MSGDRLLPSFLHYLTVERGLAANTLQAYGRDLKRLQESLQGRKISLRAARRQDLLGHVRALRQAGLSPKSVARAINALRMFYRFLVAEGELRADPTADLDVPRTWKSLPRFLNFQEVDRLLAAPDVSRPLGMRDLAMVEVLYATGIRVSELISLRVEDLNLDAGYLTCKGKGSKERIVPLGRKAIERLQPYLRDVRPHLIRRGESGNLFTNRSGARMSRQGFWKILKGYGAAAGLKRRLSPHVLRHSFATHLLEHGADLRSVQMMLGHADISTTQIYTHVNRERLRRIYHDFHPRA from the coding sequence GTGAGCGGGGACCGGCTCCTGCCTTCGTTTCTTCATTACCTGACGGTCGAGCGCGGCCTCGCGGCCAACACGCTGCAGGCCTACGGGCGTGACCTCAAGCGCCTCCAGGAATCGCTGCAGGGTAGAAAAATCTCGCTGCGCGCCGCGCGCCGGCAGGATCTCCTGGGCCACGTCCGGGCGCTGCGCCAGGCCGGGCTGTCGCCGAAGTCGGTGGCGCGCGCCATCAACGCCTTGAGGATGTTCTATCGCTTCCTCGTGGCGGAAGGGGAGCTGCGCGCCGATCCGACGGCCGATCTGGACGTTCCGCGCACCTGGAAGAGCCTGCCCCGATTCCTGAACTTCCAGGAAGTCGATCGCCTGCTCGCCGCCCCCGACGTCTCCCGGCCGCTCGGCATGCGGGACCTCGCCATGGTCGAAGTGCTGTACGCCACCGGCATCCGCGTCTCGGAGCTGATCTCCCTGCGCGTGGAGGATTTGAACCTCGACGCGGGCTACCTCACCTGCAAAGGGAAAGGCTCGAAGGAGCGCATCGTGCCCCTCGGGAGGAAGGCGATCGAGCGGCTGCAGCCCTACCTCCGCGACGTGCGGCCGCACCTCATCCGGCGCGGCGAGTCGGGCAACCTGTTCACGAACCGCAGCGGCGCGCGGATGTCCCGGCAGGGGTTCTGGAAGATCCTGAAGGGATACGGCGCGGCGGCGGGGCTCAAGCGGCGCCTGAGCCCCCACGTGCTGAGGCATTCCTTCGCCACGCACCTCCTGGAGCACGGCGCGGATCTGCGCTCGGTGCAGATGATGCTGGGCCACGCGGACATCTCGACCACGCAGATCTACACCCACGTGAACCGCGAGCGGCTCCGGCGGATCTATCACGATTTCCACCCGCGCGCCTGA
- a CDS encoding acetyl-CoA carboxylase carboxyltransferase subunit alpha gives MSRQEESLEQPILEIEKRIDELTGVPGGEDRTPEIERLKRQLQDLRGEIYSHLTAWQKALVARHPKRPYTLDYIQMLFNGLVEIHGDRKFADDPAIVGGFATYQGMPVAVVGHQKGRDIREKIRRNFGMPSPDGYRKALRIMKLAEKFRRPVFCFIDTPGAYPGKGAEERGQAEAIAVNLREMSRLRVPVLVTVTGEGGSGGALAIGVGDRVNMLEHSIYSVISPEGCAAILWSDAGKAQEAAKAMRITATDLKELGIVDQVVPEPVGGAHADPKRSAELLDAVLSAQLEELVRMDPARRLESRYEKFRKLGRFGQSKFL, from the coding sequence TTGAGCCGTCAGGAAGAATCCCTCGAACAGCCCATCCTGGAGATCGAGAAGCGGATCGACGAGCTGACCGGAGTTCCCGGCGGCGAGGACCGCACGCCGGAGATCGAGCGCCTCAAGCGGCAGCTCCAGGATCTGCGCGGCGAAATCTACTCGCACCTCACCGCCTGGCAAAAGGCCCTTGTGGCGCGGCATCCGAAGCGCCCCTACACCCTGGACTACATCCAGATGCTGTTCAACGGGCTCGTCGAGATCCACGGCGACCGCAAGTTCGCGGACGATCCCGCCATCGTCGGAGGCTTCGCGACGTATCAGGGAATGCCGGTGGCGGTGGTCGGTCACCAGAAGGGCCGGGACATCCGGGAGAAAATCCGCCGGAACTTCGGGATGCCGAGCCCGGACGGCTACCGGAAGGCGCTGCGCATCATGAAGCTGGCCGAAAAGTTCCGGCGCCCCGTGTTCTGCTTCATCGACACTCCCGGGGCCTATCCGGGAAAGGGGGCCGAGGAGCGCGGCCAGGCGGAAGCGATCGCCGTCAACCTGCGCGAGATGTCGCGCCTGCGCGTGCCGGTCCTGGTCACCGTCACCGGGGAGGGAGGCAGCGGAGGAGCGCTCGCCATCGGCGTCGGCGACCGCGTCAACATGCTCGAGCACTCGATCTATTCGGTCATCAGTCCGGAGGGATGCGCGGCCATCCTCTGGAGCGACGCCGGCAAGGCGCAAGAGGCGGCGAAGGCGATGCGCATCACGGCGACCGATCTGAAGGAGCTCGGAATCGTCGATCAAGTCGTTCCCGAGCCGGTCGGCGGAGCCCACGCCGATCCGAAACGCTCGGCGGAGCTTCTCGACGCGGTGCTGTCGGCGCAGCTGGAGGAGCTGGTGCGGATGGATCCGGCGAGGCGTCTCGAGTCGCGTTACGAGAAATTCCGCAAGCTGGGACGGTTCGGCCAGTCCAAGTTCCTCTAA
- a CDS encoding MopE-related protein yields MRTATGLCLTILTLLPFAFTPAPARDLTFEQRVKAQKAIERIYYSHQIGATAAFEKAVPREVLEKKVRTYMKQSVALERIWKTPVTAEALRREAERIAKSTRFPERLREVYTALGNDGFLIEECFARPALVDRLSRRFFASDERLRKAPAGSQATTSWDAWWAANQAMFSASAVHAVASERKPPPEPSAGSSSPWSADPNLFTTSGPAIDLFSTGDIWDNGILDDLPTFRSAAIAVWTGSVMIVWGGGFPVVNTGGRYDPLTDTWLSTSTLNAPAPRQGHTAVWTGSVMVVWGGTGRSGGGTEMNSGGRYDPVSDSWSPTSMLNAPDARSAHTAIWTGTKMVIWGGGFNGAGSPDLLLGSGGQYDPVADSWQATATLNAPTPRQGHTAVWTGSHMVIWSGSNGSGYESTGGRYDPEADTWLPTSTVNAPEARVLHTMVWAAGRVVVWGGFNQTVDINTGGRYDPASDQWESISALGTPEAREGFTGVSTGSELIVWGGVRTNDRSFTALDSGGRYDPSTDSWVSTSLVNAPSGRSGHVAVWTGSQMIAWGGQTQGSTSSSGGRYDPATDTWTPTGETGAPPLMVTASSVWTGNVMIVMGGPPNASARGARYDPLLDSWTPVSTVGAYARGRHTAVWTGSLMVVWGGISSSPFPPAGAGARYDPISDIWSPVTNVNAPRHRYDHTAVWTGTRMIVWGGLDETTAFATGGEYDPVADVWTLFSASPAVPARLNHSAVWTGSKMLIWGGYQRNFDGSLIPLNTGGSYNPSTHTAAPLSTLGAPSPRAFHTAVWTGSRMLIWGGYDGTEFPPRDGTHVVGTGAKYDPATDGWTPMSDAGAPSPSLQVPPIWTGSEMLVWLEPSIMGGRYNPDLDAWVPVTNLNAPRVPPITLIAEISNPLIPRLDSLAAWTGCRMIVWNAFWRTGGRYGTDSAVDEDGDGFTLCDGDCDEGNTSVHPGAAELCNGIDDDCDGAIDEVDSDGDHFTCAIDCDDANPDVHPGVAELCNGVDDDCDGSVDETGAALCDQSNPCIAAACGGTSGCQYTVLPDGTSCREFPCGAGTCRAGDCAPTISVLLTPNVLSLVNHKMVAVHASVSATSSTCGPPTVVLTSIVSNEPDDVPGPSDGHTLNDIQGAAVGTADFDFELRAERDRNGSGRTYTVTYNATDSDGRSTPGSGLVVVRAPARSQASGMTPGRTKRERR; encoded by the coding sequence ATGCGCACAGCTACCGGGCTCTGCCTGACCATCCTGACTCTGCTTCCGTTCGCTTTCACACCCGCGCCGGCACGCGACCTTACGTTCGAGCAGCGCGTGAAGGCTCAGAAAGCCATCGAAAGGATCTACTACTCGCACCAAATCGGGGCGACCGCGGCCTTCGAGAAGGCCGTCCCACGAGAGGTTCTCGAGAAAAAAGTCCGAACCTACATGAAGCAATCCGTGGCGCTGGAGCGGATCTGGAAGACGCCGGTGACCGCCGAGGCGCTTCGGCGCGAAGCGGAACGGATCGCGAAGAGCACCCGGTTTCCAGAACGCCTGCGTGAGGTTTATACCGCCCTCGGCAACGATGGTTTCTTGATCGAGGAGTGCTTTGCCCGACCGGCGCTGGTGGACCGGCTCTCCCGCCGCTTTTTCGCCTCCGACGAGCGGCTTCGCAAGGCACCAGCAGGCTCGCAGGCCACCACTTCCTGGGACGCGTGGTGGGCCGCAAACCAGGCGATGTTCTCCGCGTCGGCGGTTCACGCGGTGGCGAGTGAAAGGAAGCCCCCTCCTGAACCTTCGGCAGGATCTTCGAGTCCCTGGAGCGCTGACCCGAATCTCTTCACGACTTCGGGTCCCGCGATTGATCTCTTTTCGACCGGGGACATCTGGGATAACGGAATCCTGGACGATCTTCCGACCTTCAGAAGCGCCGCCATAGCGGTCTGGACCGGCAGCGTCATGATCGTCTGGGGCGGCGGTTTCCCGGTCGTCAACACCGGAGGCCGATACGATCCGCTGACCGACACCTGGCTCTCGACCTCGACTCTCAATGCCCCGGCGCCCCGGCAAGGCCATACGGCCGTCTGGACCGGTAGTGTGATGGTCGTTTGGGGAGGCACTGGAAGATCCGGTGGGGGAACGGAGATGAACTCCGGCGGCCGGTACGATCCAGTATCGGACAGCTGGTCTCCCACCTCGATGCTCAATGCACCCGACGCGCGCTCCGCCCATACGGCGATCTGGACCGGAACCAAGATGGTGATCTGGGGCGGTGGCTTCAACGGCGCCGGAAGTCCCGATTTGCTCTTAGGCTCCGGCGGCCAGTACGACCCTGTCGCGGACAGTTGGCAGGCAACGGCCACGCTCAATGCTCCAACGCCACGGCAAGGGCATACGGCCGTCTGGACCGGCAGCCACATGGTCATCTGGAGCGGCAGCAACGGCTCGGGTTACGAAAGCACGGGAGGCCGCTACGACCCGGAGGCCGACACGTGGCTTCCCACCTCCACGGTCAACGCGCCCGAAGCGCGGGTCCTCCACACCATGGTCTGGGCGGCCGGCCGCGTCGTGGTCTGGGGCGGATTCAATCAAACGGTCGATATCAACACCGGCGGTCGCTACGATCCAGCGAGTGATCAGTGGGAATCGATATCGGCGCTTGGCACCCCCGAGGCGCGTGAGGGCTTCACGGGCGTATCCACCGGCAGCGAGCTGATCGTATGGGGAGGGGTGCGTACCAACGACCGAAGCTTCACGGCCCTCGATTCGGGGGGACGATACGATCCGTCGACCGATTCGTGGGTGTCGACCTCTCTGGTCAATGCGCCCAGCGGGCGAAGCGGTCACGTCGCGGTCTGGACCGGCTCCCAGATGATCGCATGGGGAGGACAGACGCAGGGATCCACTTCTTCTTCCGGAGGCCGGTACGACCCTGCGACCGACACCTGGACGCCGACCGGCGAGACCGGAGCGCCGCCCCTGATGGTGACCGCTTCCAGCGTCTGGACCGGAAACGTGATGATCGTCATGGGAGGTCCCCCGAACGCCTCAGCCCGGGGCGCGCGCTACGATCCATTGCTCGATTCCTGGACGCCCGTCTCCACCGTGGGCGCCTACGCTCGCGGCCGTCACACGGCGGTCTGGACCGGATCGCTCATGGTCGTCTGGGGTGGCATCTCGTCCTCTCCATTCCCCCCAGCAGGAGCCGGTGCTCGCTACGATCCGATCTCCGATATCTGGAGCCCGGTGACGAACGTCAATGCTCCAAGGCACCGCTACGACCATACCGCCGTCTGGACGGGCACCCGGATGATTGTGTGGGGAGGGCTCGACGAGACGACGGCGTTCGCCACCGGCGGCGAGTACGACCCCGTGGCGGACGTCTGGACCCTCTTCTCCGCTTCTCCTGCCGTGCCGGCGCGCCTCAATCACAGCGCCGTCTGGACCGGTTCGAAGATGCTCATCTGGGGCGGCTATCAAAGAAACTTCGACGGCTCGCTGATTCCCTTGAACACCGGCGGCTCCTACAATCCCTCGACGCATACGGCGGCTCCTCTGTCGACCTTGGGAGCGCCCTCCCCGCGCGCCTTTCACACGGCCGTGTGGACTGGCTCCCGGATGCTCATCTGGGGCGGCTACGATGGGACTGAGTTCCCTCCACGCGATGGGACGCATGTGGTGGGCACCGGGGCGAAATACGATCCAGCCACGGACGGATGGACACCCATGAGCGATGCCGGCGCGCCCTCTCCGAGCCTGCAGGTCCCTCCCATCTGGACGGGAAGCGAGATGCTGGTATGGCTCGAGCCATCCATCATGGGAGGACGGTACAATCCGGATCTCGACGCCTGGGTGCCCGTCACGAACCTGAACGCTCCCAGGGTTCCCCCCATCACCCTCATTGCCGAGATCAGTAATCCTCTCATACCCCGTTTGGACTCGCTTGCCGCCTGGACGGGATGCAGGATGATAGTTTGGAATGCCTTTTGGCGCACGGGAGGCCGTTACGGGACCGACAGCGCCGTCGACGAGGACGGGGACGGCTTCACGCTCTGTGATGGGGACTGCGACGAGGGCAACACGTCGGTCCATCCCGGCGCCGCGGAGCTCTGCAACGGGATCGACGATGATTGTGACGGCGCGATCGATGAAGTCGACTCCGATGGAGATCATTTCACCTGCGCGATCGACTGTGATGACGCGAATCCGGACGTGCACCCCGGCGTCGCCGAACTCTGCAACGGAGTGGATGATGATTGTGACGGTTCGGTGGACGAAACGGGAGCCGCCTTATGCGACCAGTCCAACCCTTGCATCGCAGCGGCTTGCGGCGGGACCTCGGGCTGCCAGTACACCGTGCTTCCCGATGGGACGAGCTGCCGCGAGTTCCCGTGCGGCGCGGGGACCTGTCGGGCGGGAGACTGTGCCCCGACCATCTCCGTGCTGCTCACGCCGAACGTTCTCTCGCTGGTGAACCATAAGATGGTCGCGGTTCATGCCAGCGTGAGCGCCACCTCCTCGACCTGCGGGCCACCGACGGTCGTCCTGACGTCTATCGTCAGCAACGAGCCAGATGACGTTCCCGGCCCCTCGGACGGCCATACTCTGAACGACATTCAGGGAGCTGCTGTCGGAACGGCCGACTTTGACTTCGAGCTTCGCGCCGAACGGGATCGCAACGGCTCGGGGAGGACCTACACCGTGACCTACAACGCCACCGACTCGGACGGACGTAGCACGCCGGGATCTGGGCTTGTCGTAGTCCGTGCCCCGGCGCGGTCGCAGGCGTCGGGCATGACGCCGGGCAGGACCAAGAGAGAGCGTCGCTGA